Genomic segment of Arachis stenosperma cultivar V10309 chromosome 4, arast.V10309.gnm1.PFL2, whole genome shotgun sequence:
CTAACTCTAATCTTGCAAAGGCTGAAGCAGAGGTAATAAATCGAAACACTGTATCTGTAACATGTGTGTCTGAATCTTCCTTGCTTCTCATAACATATTGTATCTCTCATTGTTGTTAATAACCTTCGATACTATTACTAGTCATAGCTGCTTTTTGTTTGTTGGGTGGTAATTTTGTGGGGTCACATGTTTAATATCAATATTAAAATCTAACATCATTTTCATAAATATTTgttttaagtatttttatttcttgtcGTTATTGGTAACTAAACCCAAGTATGTTTGACCCATTAGCCTCACACATTGAACATCTGGAGTTTCAGGTTGATCTTTTGGGGGATGAGGTTGATACTCTTCTTCGCCTCCTTGAAAAGATATGCATTGCTCTTGATCATTATTCGCCCATATTGAAGCATTACCCAGGGGTAAGAATCCTTCCCTTTCTGCAGCACATCTTTATGATGTTTGTGCGCAAGTGGTGTATAATGCCAATAGATGTGAGATTGTTATAACGGCTATTTATCTTTAATATCTTCTGTTTGTGGAAGTGCAGATTCATCCCATTCtttatgttttttaaaattttttttaatgttctGTTTGCTGCAAGAGAAGCTTGTGTTTATTGGGATTGCTAGCTGATTCAACAGAAAACAATTTTCTAatagaataatttttatttCATCCCTCCCCcctctttttttctttgttgCTCATTATAGAGAACCTCAATTCGACTAAAACTTAATAAGACTTTATAGTTTATAGTAGTACACTACAAAGTAGAGCTATGTACAACCAGCTTACcaattctaaaccaacaattgATTAATAATTCTCAATTCTGTTTGGTTAGATAACTACTGATGAAACTCCATGCGAAGTTTTTGCTGCCCAATTAATCTTTTGTTGAAATGTAACTTTATAGCAGCACAGGGGGTTGCAGCTTTCTTTTTGTGCGTATGCATCTATTTATGAAACTTCATGATTGAGCATTTATTTTGCAGATTCTTGAGACTCTGGAGCTTGTAAGAAGAGAACTGGATCAACAGATCAGAAAACGTGTTTGAGATGGGCCAGGTAAATTGAGGCAAACTGTACCACTCTATCATTACTAGTGAAATTATAGTGATTGACCTTTGGATGTGTAAAATCACAAGAAATCGTTGGGAAGCATGGTCCTGACTGTTAATTTGTTCATTATTTCCATCTTTGGATCAGCTTCATATATATAGGGATGCAGGGATGTTAGTTTGTTTTGGTAGtcgcattttctttttcatgtcATTCTTGACTACCCATGGAATTGAATTCACTCAAAATTTGGAATTCAATTTGTTGATTTGGAACTAATTATTTGTATGGAATTGAAATCCAAGTTGAATTCAAGTATCTTTGAAGTCCCAAAAGGCGAAATATTCCAAATAAAGGATTCTATTCATTCAGTTCAGTTGCATTTCAAACCACGGAATTGAATTCATTCAGTAACATTGCTTGTTTATACCAAACTCAAGAATTCAATTCTGTCATGTATGTTGTCACATTAATGCAATGTGTATAAATTCTCTTGGTCCatgatattttcttttaaattacaATTCTTGGGGTGTAGCACTTGCAAACTAACCCATTTCTTGTGGTTAAATCTTTTGATGGATACAGGTACCAAAGTTGTATAGTTTGTTCACAAAAAGTTTACAAAGCAGGATTTTTTGTCCTCCTAAATGGAAAAAAGGAAATTCAGCAACAGAAAAGATTCCACAACACAAACCTTTGTTTTTGCCATACACACTGATGCTATATATTTTGGTCTAGGAGACATGATAGGTTCCATTGCTCGTAGTAAACAACAAATTAGTCTTCTCTTTCTGTGATCATAGTTTGTTAATGGCATTCTGTACATGTTCTTATTGTAGAATAGATGTGATATGTGAATTATTTATTAGATAATTTTACAATTACTAGCATTAATTTCTGTGTTTAACATTCTATTAATTTCTTGAGCTAACCACTTTTGCAAAGTAGGGGAATGATTTATATGTACCAAGTTTAACTTGATGCATGATATACCAGAATAATCCAATGGTATATTTAAAGTAAATCTACACCATTGGATTATTTTAGTGCATAAATACCAAATTTATTTTAGTGCATCATAGCATTGTTTGGCCAAATGATTGATGTGCTTGTAGCTTTATGATGATCTGTGATTGTCAATTTGTCATTTGTGCTGCATGCAAAGATATCTGGTTTGATATTTAATCTTGAATTCGTGATTTGATTAATTTtcacatatatatttttttaaatctccTACTTCAGTTagattttattgttattgtttcATATGGTGACTTAAATCCAGTCAAGTTGTTTAAGATTCAAGTGATGTGTCTCTCATTTCTATTGTAAAATCtggaaaacaattttttttttttttttatattcatattATTATGTTGTCTTTGTAACATTTCCTTTGTAAGTAATCtatcaaatcaaatattaaaagATGTGAACTCAAGATGATATTCATGTCATTTTTACATGAAAAGATTGTTATCAGTTTAGGAGTTAGGGGACTAATAAAGATGGGGAATTAAAGTGACATTTCAAAAAAGTTTAGACAGACTAATTTACACTTTTTACTTGAAGATGCAATGCAAGGACAAAATTGAATACCAATTATTAAtagaaaagtaaaattaaatattaaaacatTGAAGTTAGTATTGAAATATTGATAATAAAATGGAAATATTTTAAATTGAGAATATAATTGAATAAAACTTGCTAAACGTTAAGGTTGTGTTTGTTTACAAAGATAGGACACTGAGATAGGGACACAAAAACACAAAATCGTAATCGTGTTTGTCAAAAGATACATAAATAGAGACATAAGTGTATTTTGTATCCATTCTGACAAGAAAGACACGGAGAACACTAATAAaggacacaacttattttttatttttttgtcattatttttgttaatttttttaattatattttttattattatatttttcgtctcaaattttttgaatgaaaaaaataagaataaattagatattcataatttgttttaatttatcaccgaataagatataaaaacacaaaattttgtgtctttattttttatgtcttattttcaatgtcttatcttatcctgtttttaaaaataaatacgGCCTAAAGAATTTTTGTGTACTTTTACCATAAAATGGAAATACTACAGTAGTTTTGAGAAATGGTTAGATGCATGGATTACTTCCTATgctttatataataaataataaataatgtaCCATGGCATATGTTTAGACCATCTCCAGTAAGGAACTCATTCCAGTTCCTGTTTATGGCCCACCTGTCATAAAAAAGAACTCCACATCAGCTTTTGCGTCATAAACAgtaaataggaactcaaaacatctctctcttctccattagAAGGAACTAACTTTAGTCCCTGTTGTGGttccacttaattaattaattaaaatacttaaaattaatataatttatttttttaataatgtaatttaatagaattataattaattattataattattaataaattaaatataatttaattatttaatataattttttaaataactaaattaaatacttacatcatatttaatttataataattataatatttaattatataccTAAAGTTAAATAAATTGATATATAATAAGAGGAAGAACAACCCTTCATTGATAATATATTATGCAAcattattagttattatattaatatcatattattttatttttttttaatttaagtgcCAATGAAACAAAGTAAGTCCCTCTGAACAGGGCCTTCCTTACTTTGAAATATGTGCGAGGACTCATGTATGTATTGTTCCAATGGTTGGGTTTTAACTTTTGTCAGAACAGGGCCTTCATTTTTTTGCGTTGGAGATGCTCTTACGCCCAAGGTTAAATGAATGGAACGGTTCAACCACCGATACTGTTGCCATTATTCACAAAAAGACTGAAAAGACCCTCTCTCGTCATAGGGATGGGTAGGGGTACTCTTTTGGTACGGAATTAGGATAAGACAAAAGGTACATGCATTTTCTACAAAGATTGAAAGGGAAGGGGCAATTTCGGAATGGAATTAGAATAATTGCTGTGCTCATCACCTGCCGGACAAACCCATGTGACCCACCTCACATATGGATATTACCCCATTACCCCCCATGGCCCATGCATTGACCCCATCCCTATCTATTCATTCTCTCTCTTCCACGTGTAAACGTTTCTCTCACTCTTCACTCTTCTCATCCAATATTAAATGGTCcggtaaaaataaaatatgttatttttcgaagtttgcaattttttttaatatctctaacttttagttatatttaattttgttttaatatttttaatttatattaaaattattcttgaacattaattttatgtaaaatattaagaacaaaattaaaattttttaaaatagttttaatctaaattaaaaacttCAGTGATAAAATTAAgctaaattaaatattaaaaatatttttaaaagattacaAATATTAAgaatacaaaatatattttattctaaatgATTAATCATGTACTACTCCACAAATTCTAATGatatattcttcttctttttttctttttctttttttctaatATGTAACTAGCCTAATttgtataaatataaattttaatttatgtatgggttgaacacaatataaactaaaataaaattatgatgttagaaaagataagatgtCATCATGATTTTTGAGTATCCAAACCTAGCTTTATGTATACTAATCACTATTTTAACTATTAGTTTTAAACATAaagaaaagtttttttttttaaattaagttaATAAAGATGATAAGAATTGATAAGAATAGTATAAGTACATAtgcattaattaattattgatattacCATTCCAATAAGACTAGTATATTAAAATTCAAGTACATGTTTCTATGTCGATAGATAAAAACATtcctaatttttttgtttgataaaTCTAATAATATTATGAGTAATTAAGAATTTTAGAGTATTGTTgtcaattaattttatttaattatatttattaaagtaaCAGAGATGATTTCACAAGAATgtaaaacttttaaatattataattaactCATATGAAAATTAAATGATTGTAACATGCATTTTTCCCCCTTGGTTTGTAACAAGCAATTTATTACCAATATGTAACCCTAAATCACAGGAACTACCAACTTGTAAAGAACagattagttaaaaaaatattatatatttatataaaataaataataaagctttctttttaatttttaaagctCTTATTTTTAATGAAGCTTTGAGACACAATCTATTGCATCATTTGAATGATTgagtaattatttaaatttaatatctttttcataCACATGATCACACTCACACCGAAAGCAAGCAAATTTGTGAAACTGTTATCACTTGTAAAGTTGTAATGCGGCAGTtagaagcagaaagaaaaaggaaaaagaaaaaagaaaaaaaaaaagaaaaaagatactAATTAAATAGTAATGTCAGATTCTTGGCTTCTTGTAAAAGGATACACATAACAAAAAAACCAAGCAATCAAGCATATATGAATTGAAACTTTTTTGAGTTTTTTCCAATCTGTTTCCAACCACATCACAACCTCCATGTTACCAtttctttgtttgtttattGAAACAAAACCCTTTTTTGTGTAACAATCCCTGATTTTCTGGCAGTTTCTGTGGATTCTCCTTATCACTGCTTTGCAAAGTTGTTGtcttgtttcttcttcttctgccattTTTGATACCATTCACATTGGCATTGCCAATTATCTTTCCTTCCTTTGGTATCTAACCATTTTTTCTCCAAGTTCAGATCTGTTGAGTTTCTTGTGTTTGTTGATTTGTCTCTCAGGTAAACAAAAGAAGCAGCTGAAGCGGTGTTTGTTGTTTAACTTCTCAACCTCTTTTGAAGTGTCATAGAATAAAGGGTACATTCACATAGTGCAGAATATTGTTTTGTTTTGCGTTGTTAGCTTGTAAAGTCTTGTACTTTCATGAATGCATCTGCTTAATCTAGCTATGTCTATCTCTTGCTGAGTGTTCTTCTGGCTTTTTGaacttgttttcttttttcttactCAAGATCTTGAAAAGAAAGGGTTTTTCTGTGATTTGGGAGTTTTAGGTTCTGGGTCTGTATTTGTTTTGCTTCACCTTTGcaaagtttgaatttttttgttagAAGATAATTGAGAGGTACTGTTTGGGAAAAAGCCACAATGTGGAGGGTTCTTGGGGTAGGACACTCTTATTTACTGATTCTGATGGTGTTAGTCTCAGTGAGATTGAGCATTGTTGAGGCTCAAAAAAAGTCCTTTCTCATAAACTGTGGTTCAAACTCTTCTGTGAATGTGGATGGTAGAAGATGGGTTGGGGATATGAGCCCTAATAATAATGTCACTCTTAGTTCCCCTGGTGCTGCAGTATCCACCTCTCCATTGAGTGGAAGTTCTATCTATGATTCACTCTACAAAACAGCCAGGATTTTCACTGGTTCTTTGAATTACACAATCAAAGATCTTCAAGGGAACTATGTTCTTAGGTTCCATTTTTCCCCCTTTGTGGATGTTGAGGACTACAATGTGAATAAGTCCTCATTTAGTGTGGTGGCTAATAGTCTGAAACTACTCTCTGAGTTCAATGTTCCGGAGAAGATTTCGCAGTTGCAGAATTCAGGAAAGAATTCTAGTTCATTCTCCTTGATTAAGGAGTACCTTTTTGACATCAGTGCAGAGCTTGTGATTGAGTTTGTTTCAACTGGAAACTCCTTTGGATTTGTCAATGCCATTGAAGTTGTCCCAGTTGTGGATGAGCTCTTTGCCAGCTCAGTCAGAAAAGTTGGTGGTGGAAACTTGAATGTGACGGGACGTGGAATGGAGACTATGTATAGATTAAATGTTGGTGGTCCTGAGATTCAACCTGATCAAGATCCTGATCTTTGGAGAACTTGGGAAATGGATTCTGGCTATATGATCACACAAAATGCTGGCATAGGAATTAACAACAGTTCTAATATCACTTATGCTTCTGCAAATGATACTTCAGTGGCTCCTCTACTTGTATACGAAACTGCAAGGGCAATGTCAAACACAGAAGTCTTGGACAAGAGATTTAACATGTCCTGGAAATTCGAAGTGGATCCCGATTTTGATTATTTGGTCCGGCTACATTTCTGCGAGTTGGTTTATGATAAGGCGAACGAGAGGATTTTCAAGATCTACATAAACAACAGGACTGCTGCAGATAATGTTGATGTTTATGTTCAAGCAGGAGGGAAGAATAAAGCATATCACCTGGACTATTTCGATGCCATGTCTTTGAGCATTGACACATTATGGGTTCAACTAGGTCCTGATGCAGGTGCTGGTGCTGCGGGAACTGATGCTCTCTTGAATGGACTAGAGATCTTCAAGCTTAGTCGAAATGGGAATCTAGCCTATGTTGATAAACATGACTCAGCTGGCAATGCAGCAAGCAAATCAAAAGTTATTTGGGTTGGAATTGGAGCAGGTCTAGCTTCTATTGCTGTAATTGCAGTTATAGTTATTCTTGTTTTCTGTTTCTGCAGAAGCCAGAAGAACAAATCAAGTGACACGAAAAACAATTCTCCTGGTTGGCGACCTTTGTTCCTTGTTGGGGCGGCTGTGAACAGCACCATGGCCGCGAAGGGATCATCAGGAAGTCAAAAAGCATATGGATCTGTGGTCTCAACAAGAGCTGGCAAGCACTTCACATTGGCTGAAATCATTGCTGCCACAAAAAATTTTGATGAGAGCTTGGTAATTGGAGTTGGAGGCTTTGGTAAGGTGTacaagggggagattgatggTGGTGTCCTTGCTGCGATCAAGCGATCCAACCCGCAATCTGAGCAAGGCTTGGCTGAATTTGAGACAGAAATTGAGATGCTCTCCAAACTCAGGCATAGGCATCTTGTGTCATTGATTGGTTTCTGTGAAGAAAAGAATGAAATGATTCTGGTATATGAGTATATGTCCAATGGAACTCTTAGAAGCCACTTGTTTGGGAGTGATCTTCCCCCATTAACTTGGAAGCAACGTCTTGAGGTGTGCATTGGCGCTGCTAGGGGACTTCACTACCTACATACAGGAGCCGAGCGTGGTATAATTCACAGGGATGTCAAGACAACCAACATATTGCTGGATGAGAACTTTGTAGCCAAAATGGCCGATTTTGGTTTGTCGAAAGATGGACCGGCTTTGGACCATACTCATGTTAGTACAGCTGTGAAGGGAAGCTTTGGCTATCTAGACCCAGAGTACTTCAGGAGACAGCAGTTGACTGAGAAATCGGATGTGTACTCGTTTGGGGTTGTGttgtttgaagttgtttgtGCTAGAGCTGTGATCAACCCAACCTTGCCTAAAGATCAGATCAATCTTGCAGAATGGGCAATGAGATGGCAAAGGCAAAGATCAATTGAAACAATCATTGATCCTCATCTTAGAGGAAACTATTGTCCCGAATCCTTGGCGAAGTTTGGGGAGATAGCCGAGAAATGTCTCGCGGACGATGGGAAGAGCAGGCCAACTATGGGGGAGGTGTTGTGGCACTTAGAATATGTGTTGCAGCTACATGAAGCTTGGTTGAACAGGGACAGTATTGTAACTTCCTTCTCAAGTAGCCAAGATTTGAGAGGTGCAAAAGATGGAGGACTAGAATTGGTGCATGAGTCTTCAAGTCAAgatgaagaaaatgaatgaGGCCATAATCAATTGAGTTCATTGATTCTGAATGCTAGTAGCCTAGTAGTTCATTGAGATCATTGAAGAACCACTACCACAACTTTACATAttctttaaatttgttttattgAATGAAGTATTATTTCCCCCTCCCCCCaactttcatattttttttttttttaaattttgcatCTGATTCTTGTATACATTGTAGTGGAATGGTTAAGTTATCAACATTTTGtctacaaaatgaaaatggacATTTGTGATGTTCTTTATTGTTGTATTGACATAGCAATCGATTATATAGTATTGGGATCTTTCATCTTTTCTCAAAAGCTCATCAGATTATCAGCATCAGCATCTTATGTaagcaaaaagcagagaaaactgaaaaaaaaaattataatagaattttttttttttgtgacccAATAGAAAGATTAAGATGCTAAAAATAGAATATcagaaaattgaaaattttgacaaaaataatcaattatCGACTACTGAATTTTGTTGACCCAAAGTTTGAAGCTAGGAAATAAGAATCACTTGTAAATTTTTATCATTCTATAGGTATAtgtttaaaaacttaaaatcaaattattaatttttatagggacttaaaataaatacattacTTTTGTGTAGGAgcaaaaaattaaacaatagTAATACATAAACAAAATACTTTTAGAAGTCCTTAGATAtaaattcttctttttttatagATATGAAAAATCAAATTCCTAGTATTTTTCAAAgaggtttttattttattttattatgttttggTTTCTacttttaaacaaaaatattacatACACAAAAATATCAACTATGAACTATCAAATTatacattatatatttatgtatatttataaatattgatttatacATTTTCTTACTAAATAGCCAAtcaccaaaataattaaactttttcataataaaataatcaaatatatcataatagaaaattgaaattttaagaatataatagtaaatattttttagaaaataccaaatatgtattttatacataattgattattgggtttttattttaatagaaAGACAAATAAACTCTTGATTTACATTTTAGATAGATTAatctttaaagaaaaaaattttaataaatttttttagaataataaacataaacaaattaatttaaattaagatCTTTTATCATAATTATAAGAGACtagtttaaaaattatgtaaaacatatgttattctaaaaaattttattgatatttgtTTTGAAGGTTctttatgaatttatttatcggctaatttttttttatattggaaGGGTATGTGAGTTGTGCTTGATTATGGTGTATACAGGTGTTAGACACAAGTGTGGGACAGGgagaaatcggaccgtccgaattctttgttaaaaaattcgttaatcacaaatcggaccgtccgattagtttttgttttttttttatttatttaacatgaaatcggaccctccgtgtacaggtttttttttgttttttttaaaaaccgAAAACGGACCCTccgttttctatttttttttttaattttttctttaaaacaaAATGGACCCTCCgtttttaggtttttttttttttttttttaaaaaatcaaaacggACCGTCCGAGTTGTGATTgtttgtttgaaaaaaaaataaaacaaacaaatcGGTGCATCCGATTTGTACATCCCATACCAATATAAAACACGTTTCTGTTCACAGCTTCTTGTTATACACTTCTCTCTCTCCcacataaaaaataacaagCGTTATTTATCactctatttatttatttatttttattacatgGTTGATTTAAGTAGCAGTGTGCAGTGAATTGTGAAAGGAAAGCGAGGCAGCATCCAGTAGCAGAGGgagctctttttcttccaaAACCCTACAAACTGCAGCCTTAAGCTTCTGTTACTCTCAATCTCATacactcttcttcttcttcttcttcaacagcAGAAAACCCTAATAATCTAATCTACTAATAAAGATGCCTCCAAAAGCTGCGAAATCGAAGGAAGCACCTGCTGAGCGCCCAATCCTTGGTCGATTCTCTTCTCACCTCAAGATTGGCATTGTAATGCTTCTATATCTCTCTTCCCAAATCCACTCAACAAGTTTCAATCTTGACGCTGTTCCAGCATCTCTTTTTTCAATCTCTAATTTGGGTGTTTGTTCTTTCCACTTCATCATCGCGTTTCCATTTCTTCAATCCCTAATAATACCCCAATACCAGATTTTTACTTCCTTTAACTTCATGAATAAAAACGGCTTGCTTCAATTTACGACCTCGTGATTTAAAACTATGGATTGGAAGCATTAAGTGTATGTTGGGTTTAGTTCAGCTTTTAGAGCtggaaaaaatttttttttttaatgatttccAAATGTTATCTTCAAACTATTCATCATAAGCTCTTGTGATTCATATTTATTTTCCTTCCAGGTGGTTTTTCATGTTAGTTAATAGTTGTTGCTACCTTGTTCAGGTGGGCTTGCCAAATGTGGGAAAATCTACACTTTTTAATACACTCACCAAGATGGCAATACCTGCTGAGAACTTCCCATTTTGCACCATTGAGCCTAATGAGGCAAGGGTCAATGTCCCTGATGAGAGATTTGAGTGGCTCTGCCAATTATACAAGCCAAAAAGTGAGGTGAGTGATGAAACTCTTACAAATGCTTTTAGTGAATTTTATGGCCAACTTGATTGAAATCCTCTTTCTTTAGTATAATATGGATGACATGTGAAGATTTATGAATACAGGTTTCAGCTTTCTTAGAAATCCATGATATAGCTGGATTGGTCCGAGGTGCTCATCAAGGACAAGGGTTGGGAAATAGTTTTTTGTCCCACATCCGTGCTGTAGACGGCATTTTTCACGTTCTACGTAAGATGCTTAATTTTCCTTGCATCTCATTTTGTTGGGGTTGCATTACCTAGATTATGTGCAATAATGATTTGTGAGTTATTGACCCTATGCCCTTGCTGTGTTTAGGAGCATTTGAGGATCCTGATATTATCCATGTAGATGATGTTGTTGATCCAGTGAGGGATTTAGAGGTTATTACTGAAGAATTGCGGCTGAAGGTATGCTTAATTAAAAACTTTTCTCTACCATAAAGAGTGACTTTGGCACCTACAATCACCTTGTCATTAATATGAAACTGCATGTTAGACTGTTAAGTGGAAATCATTTTGAGGGGATTTACTTAACAGATATTGACAGATATActcattgtttttttttttttccttttatgttTAGGATAATTCATTATCCTCTAAATTCAATGTTTCTCTTCATCAAAATGAATTCCTTCTTCTTCCAAAAAAAAGGTGAGGGGTTGAGGGATAGGGTTGAGGCGTAGATCTGGGCTAGAGTGTTACAACTTCTTTACACTGAATTAGTGTGCATAGAATAATTCATGACTAAGGAATAGAGATAACTTCCAAAACATCACTGTACCAGTATCTAGTTGCATTTCAGGAAGAGggaaatagaaaatagtaaTAACTAACATGAGAGGTTTAGAGAAATCAATTGTACTGGTCATATGCTTgtatttggaatgaaaatgggAATAATGCTTCCTAGCACAGGTCACAGAATGGAATCACCATCTTTCAAGGTGCCTATTTGCTCCTAAGTCGGGTTGTGTTTGTGGCTTCTCTTAATGTCTTTATGTTCTGCTTATGGTTGCATGCTATTTGTGTTATGCTAAGCAACTAAGTTGCCATGCACTTAGCTTTTTGAAATTCAAATCCTTCCTCCCCCCCTCCCCCcggttctctctctctctctctctccacaACTTGTACTTctgtattttattattattaataaaactTATTTTTACATACAAATATTCAGTAGAGCAGTTGTTCTCTGTAATATAACTACTTTGCATTATACTCTAGGATATTGAATTCATGGAAAGAAAGCTAGAGGATCTTGAGAAGAGCATGAAGAGGAGCAACGACAAGCAGTTAAAAATTGAGCACGAATGCTGTCAAAGGGTTTGAGTTTAGCTATTGAGCTCTATAAGTTTGTACATGAAAAACTATGGTTCTTTTTATGGATGAATGATGCAATTTTTTAATATCGGCAGGTTAAGGCATTCATTGAGGAAGGAAAAGATGTGCGCCTAGGGGATTGGAAAGCTGCTGATATTGAGATTATAAATACATTTCAATTGCTAACTGCCAAGCCTGTTGTATATTTggtataaatataattttttttcttttcgttccttttctttttgtcatatatatatattccccTCTCTGAATTCTGAAGGTCCTTAGGCTTTTTATATACGAATATGAATTGGTATTGCCTAAGGGATATTGTGTAGCTAACCATTTAGATACAGATACCTTTGACTTTTGTTGACTCCTGTAACTGCTTTTATAATAAGCCTTTTATGACTTTACTCCTCTTTATGTTAATGGAATCCTTTTCTCTTTGCTTGTTCTTTGCATACATTTGAGGCCATTGGCCATAAAGCCATCAATGTACATGTGGATTGTAGATCATAAACCTGTCAATTGTGTTTCACATACACCTTTTGTTAGCAAATGCAAAGTGCATATGTACATGCATACATCCAAGCATATGGCAGTATGTATGTTGATTATTCAATATGGTTAGCCTGGAACACCATATTCTGGATTTTTAAGAAATTTCCTTCACACTTTATATGTTTTGCACCATATCTATCATATTTCTACGTTAGTCCTCCTTGCCATTTCCTAGTGGATGGGGAAAGCTAGACAATAGACTTTATGTCATTCTTCAATGTTATGTGAATCTGATCTATATATGaattttctctcttttaatttctaCATTTCATTGCAGGTTAATATGACAGAAAAAGATTaccaaagaaaaaagaacaaGTTTCTtccaaaaattcatgcatggtatggaatctttt
This window contains:
- the LOC130976135 gene encoding obg-like ATPase 1, which translates into the protein MPPKAAKSKEAPAERPILGRFSSHLKIGIVGLPNVGKSTLFNTLTKMAIPAENFPFCTIEPNEARVNVPDERFEWLCQLYKPKSEVSAFLEIHDIAGLVRGAHQGQGLGNSFLSHIRAVDGIFHVLRAFEDPDIIHVDDVVDPVRDLEVITEELRLKDIEFMERKLEDLEKSMKRSNDKQLKIEHECCQRVKAFIEEGKDVRLGDWKAADIEIINTFQLLTAKPVVYLVNMTEKDYQRKKNKFLPKIHAWVQEHGGGQIIPFSCVLERTLADMPPDEAAKYCEANQVQSALSKIIKTGFSAINLIYFFTAGPDEVKCWQIRRQTKAPQAAGTIHTDFEKGFICAEVMKFDDLKELGSEAAVKAAGKYKQEGKTYVVQDGDIIFFKFNVSGGGKK
- the LOC130973990 gene encoding probable receptor-like protein kinase At1g30570, translating into MWRVLGVGHSYLLILMVLVSVRLSIVEAQKKSFLINCGSNSSVNVDGRRWVGDMSPNNNVTLSSPGAAVSTSPLSGSSIYDSLYKTARIFTGSLNYTIKDLQGNYVLRFHFSPFVDVEDYNVNKSSFSVVANSLKLLSEFNVPEKISQLQNSGKNSSSFSLIKEYLFDISAELVIEFVSTGNSFGFVNAIEVVPVVDELFASSVRKVGGGNLNVTGRGMETMYRLNVGGPEIQPDQDPDLWRTWEMDSGYMITQNAGIGINNSSNITYASANDTSVAPLLVYETARAMSNTEVLDKRFNMSWKFEVDPDFDYLVRLHFCELVYDKANERIFKIYINNRTAADNVDVYVQAGGKNKAYHLDYFDAMSLSIDTLWVQLGPDAGAGAAGTDALLNGLEIFKLSRNGNLAYVDKHDSAGNAASKSKVIWVGIGAGLASIAVIAVIVILVFCFCRSQKNKSSDTKNNSPGWRPLFLVGAAVNSTMAAKGSSGSQKAYGSVVSTRAGKHFTLAEIIAATKNFDESLVIGVGGFGKVYKGEIDGGVLAAIKRSNPQSEQGLAEFETEIEMLSKLRHRHLVSLIGFCEEKNEMILVYEYMSNGTLRSHLFGSDLPPLTWKQRLEVCIGAARGLHYLHTGAERGIIHRDVKTTNILLDENFVAKMADFGLSKDGPALDHTHVSTAVKGSFGYLDPEYFRRQQLTEKSDVYSFGVVLFEVVCARAVINPTLPKDQINLAEWAMRWQRQRSIETIIDPHLRGNYCPESLAKFGEIAEKCLADDGKSRPTMGEVLWHLEYVLQLHEAWLNRDSIVTSFSSSQDLRGAKDGGLELVHESSSQDEENE